Proteins found in one Chionomys nivalis chromosome 15, mChiNiv1.1, whole genome shotgun sequence genomic segment:
- the LOC130887252 gene encoding zinc finger protein 11-like isoform X1: MEVGPGCRAPPQVGATEMLSFRDVAIDFSAEEWECLGPAQWNLYRDVMLENYSNLVFLGLAFSKPYLVTFLEQSQEPSDVKTQEAATMHPDIKPYKCKECGKACDWNSLLLEYQRIHPAEKAYTCEECGKPSGSSPVLSEHHIVDPEEKAYKCEECGNIICTCSGHSSYQRICIGENPYKCEECGKAFSTHSCLTQHELQHTGQKSCNYEECERLFYCPSYLTEHQRIHSQDNPLKIEVCSEVFCSPIELSKDQTFCTEEKPYKYEECIKTFSACTVLSEHPRIHPGEKAYKCEECGNAFCELHSVSKHLKIHCEVKSYKCDECGKAFPSHLSLIQHKIGHTREKPYQCEECGKMFYCSSNLKQHQITHSQEKPYKCEICGKVFRTCWQLSKHLRIHSGEKPYKCEECGKAFYTLSYLTQHKLGHTGEKPYKCEECGKTFYYPSVLKEHQAIHSGEKPYRCEECGKDFCTRSGRSRHQRIHTGEKPYKCEQCGKAFSTHSYLSHHKIVHTGHKPYKCEECGKKFYYPSRLKEHQRIHSQENPYKCEICGKAFYTHSYFTQHKLGHTGEKPYKCEECGKTFYYPSILREHQAIHSGKKPYRCEECGKDFCTRSGRSRHQRIHTGEKPHKCEECGKVFSTHSYLTQHKVVHSGEKPYKCEECGKKFYYPSRLKEHQRIHSQENPYKCEICGNVFCTPKGLSKHQRFHTGEKPYKCEECGKMFYYPSRLKEHQRIHSQENPYKCEICGKAFYTHSYLTQHKLGHTGEKPYKCEECGKTFYYPSILKEHQAIHSGKKPYRCEECGKDFCTRSGRSRHQRIHTGEKPYKCEQCGKAFSTHSYLSQHKVVHSGEKPYKCEECGKMFYYPSRLKEHQRIHSQENAYKCDVAKSLVLT; the protein is encoded by the exons GAAATGCTGTCATTCAGGGATGTGGCCATTGATTTCTCTGCAGAGGAGTGGGAATGCCTGGGCCCTGCTCAGTGGAATCTGTACAGGGATGTGATGTTGGAGAATTACAGCAACCTGGTGTTTTTGG GTCTTGCCTTCTCTAAGCCATACCTGGTCACGTTTCTAGAGCAAAGTCAAGAGCCTTCAGATGTGAAGACACAAGAAGCTGCCACCATGCACCCAG ATATAAAACCATATAAATGTAAAGAATGTGGCAAAGCTTGTGATTGGAACTCACTTCTTCTTGAATACCAGAGAATTCATCCAGCTGAGAAAGCCTACACGTGTGAAGAATGTGGAAAGCCTTCTGGTTCTTCTCCAGTACTTTCTGAACACCACATAGTTGATCCAGAAGAGAAAGcctacaagtgtgaagaatgTGGCAACATCATTTGTACTTGCTCAGGACATTCTAGCTACCAGAGAATTTGCATTGGGGAGAACCCTTACAAGTGTGAAGAATGTGGAAAAGCCTTTTCTACTCATTCATGTCTTACTCAACATGAGTTACAACACACTGGACAGAAATCCTGTAACTATGAAGAATGTGAGAGGCTGTTTTATTGTCCATCTTACCTCACAGAACATCAAAGAATTCATTCTCAAGATAATCCCTTGAAGATTGAAGTATGTAGCGAGGTCTTTTGTTCTCCCATAGAACTTTCTAAAGACCAGACATTTTGTACTgaagagaaaccctacaagtaTGAAGAATGTATTAAGACCTTTAGTGCTTGCACAGTGCTTTCTGAACATCCAAGAATTCATCCAGGAGAGAAAGcctacaagtgtgaagaatgTGGCAATGCCTTTTGTGAACTCCATTCAGTATCTAAACACCTGAAAATTCATTGTGAAGTGAAATCCTACAAGTGTGAcgaatgtgggaaagccttcccTAGTCATCTTTCTCTGATTCAGCATAAGATAGGGCATACTAGAGAGAAGCCTTACCAATGTGAAGAATGTGGCAAAATGTTTTACTGTTCTTCAAACCTTAAACAACATCAAATAACTCATTCTcaagagaaaccctacaagtgtgaaaTATGTGGCAAGGTCTTTAGAACTTGCTGGCAACTTTCTAAACACCTGAGAATCcattctggagagaaaccttacaagtgTGAAGAATGTGGCAAAGCCTTTTATACTCTCTCATACCTTACTCAGCACAAATTAGGTCATACCGGGGAGAAACCTTACAAGTGTGAGGAATGTGGCAAAACCTTTTACTATCCTTCAGTCCTTAAGGAACACCAAGCAATTcattctggagagaaaccatacagGTGTGAAGAATGTGGCAAGGACTTCTGTACTCGTTCAGGACGTTCTAGACACCAgcgaattcatactggagagaaaccctacaagtgtgagCAATGTGGAAAGGCCTTTTCTACTCATTCATACCTTTCTCATCACAAGATAGTTCACACTGGCCAtaaaccctacaagtgtgaagaatgTGGCAAAAAGTTTTACTACCCTTCTCGCCTTAAGGAACATCAAAGAATTCATTCTCAAGAGAATCCTTACAAGTGTGAAatatgtggtaaagccttttatACTCATTCATACTTTACTCAGCACAAATTAGGTCATACTGGGGAGAAACCTTACAAGTGTGAGGAATGTGGCAAAACATTTTACTATCCTTCAATCCTTAGGGAACACCAAGCAATTCATTCTGGAAAGAAACCATACAGGTGTGAAGAATGTGGCAAGGACTTCTGCACTCGCTCAGGACGTTCTAGACACcaaagaattcacactggagagaaaccccacAAGTGTGAAGAATGTGGGAAAGTCTTTTCTACTCATTCATACCTTACTCAGCACAAGGTAGTCCactctggagagaaaccttacaagtgTGAAGAATGTGGCAAAAAGTTCTACTATCCTTCTCGCCTTAAGGAACATCAAAGAATTCATTCCCAAGAAAACCCTTACAAGTGTGAAATATGTGGCAATGTCTTTTGTACTCCCAAAGGACTTTCTAAACACCAGAGatttcatactggagagaaaccctacaagtgtgaagaatgTGGCAAAATGTTTTACTATCCTTCTCGCCTTAAGGAGCATCAAAGAATTCATTCTCAAGAGAATCCTTACAAGTGTGAAatatgtggtaaagccttttatACTCACTCATACCTTACTCAGCACAAATTAGGTCATACCGGGGAGAAACCTTACAAGTGTGAGGAATGTGGCAAAACCTTTTACTATCCTTCAATTCTTAAGGAGCACCAAGCCATTCATTCTGGAAAGAAACCATACAGGTGTGAAGAATGTGGCAAGGACTTCTGTACTCGTTCAGGACGTTCTAGACACCAgcgaattcatactggagagaaaccctacaagtgtgagCAATGTGGAAAGGCCTTTTCTACTCATTCATACCTTTCTCAACACAAGGTAGTTCactctggagagaaaccctacaagtgtgaagaatgTGGCAAAATGTTTTACTATCCTTCTCGCCTTAAGGAACATCAAAGAATTCATTCTCAAGAAAATGCCTACAAGTGTGATGTGGCAAAGTCTTTAGTGCTCACTTAG
- the LOC130887253 gene encoding zinc finger protein 58-like produces MSDMEEMLSFRDVAIDFSAEEWECLDLAQWNLYRDVMLENYSNLVFLGLASCKPYLVTFLEQRAGPSDMKRQASATLHPGGTPYKCQEFDKAFDWNSVLIQHQRIHPVEKPYKCEECGKVFSAHSALSIHQRIHTGERPYKCEECGKAFSTRSALYIHKKIHSGEKPYKCEECAKAFYFPSLLKQHQRTHSAENLCKCEECGKAFYLPSFLKQHQRIHSAENPYRCEECGKAFSYPSTLKQHQRIHSGEKPYRCNECGKAFRRSTYFHQHQRIHTGEKPYQCEECGKTFYYRSNLKGHQIIHSGVKPFKCEACGSMFRTSSDLSKHQRIHAEVKLYSCEECGKAFSTHSYLIRHKLGHSREKPYKCEECGKTFCYPSILKEHQRIHSGVKPYSCEVCGSMFRTRSELSKHQRIHAEVKLYSCEECGKAFSTHSYLMRHRLGHSGEKPYKCEECGKSYSYPSLLKEHQRIHSQNPYKCEVCGKVFCTRSGRSKHQRIHTGEKPYKCEECGKGFSTHSYLTLHKLLHTEEKPYKWEECGEVFYTC; encoded by the exons ATGTCGGACATGGAG gaaatgCTCTCATTCAGGGATGTGGCCATTGATTTCTCTGCAGAGGAGTGGGAATGCCTGGACCTTGCTCAGTGGAATCTGTACAGGGATGTGATGCTGGAAAATTACAGCAACCTGGTGTTCCTGG GTCTTGCTTCCTGTAAGCCATACCTGGTGACATTTCTAGAGCAAAGAGCGGGGCCTTCAGATATGAAAAGACAAGCATCTGCGACCTTGCACCCAG GGGGAACGCCCTATAAATGTCAAGAATTTGACAAGGCCTTTGATTGGAACTCAGTCCTCATTCAACACCAGAGAATTCATCCTGTGGAGAAGCCCTACAAATGTGAGGAATGTGGTAAGGTCTTTAGCGCTCACTCAGCACTTTCTATCCACCAGAGgattcacacaggagagagacCCTATAAGTGTGAGGAGTGTGGCAAGGCCTTTAGTACCCGCTCAGCACTTTATATCCACAAGAAAATCCACTCTGGAGAAAAGCCCTACAAGTGTGAGGAGTGTGCAAAAGCATTTTATTTCCCTTCACTGCTCAAGCAACATCAAAGAACTCATTCTGCAGAGAATCTCTGCAAGTGCGAGGAATGCGGCAAAGCCTTTTATTTACCTTCATTCCTTAAACAACATCAGAGAATTCACTCTGCAGAAAATCCTTACAGGTGTGAAGAATGCGGCAAAGCCTTTTCCTACCCCTCAACCCTAAAGCAGCATCAAAGAATTCActctggagagaaaccatacCGTTGCAATGAATGTGGCAAAGCCTTTCGTAGGTCCACATATTTTCACCAACACcaaagaattcacactggagagaaaccctaccagTGTGAAGAGTGTGGGAAGACGTTTTACTACCGTTCAAACCTGAAGGGACACCAGATTATTCATTCCGGAGTGAAGCCCTTCAAGTGTGAAGCCTGTGGCAGCATGTTTAGAACGAGCTCAGACCTTTCTAAGCACCAGAGGATCCACGCAGAGGTGAAGCTCTACAGTTGTGAGGAATGCGGAAAAGCCTTTTCTACTCACTCGTATCTCATTCGGCACAAATTAGGCCATTCGAGAGAAAAGCCATACAAGTGTGAGGAAtgtggcaaaacattttgttatccTTCAATCCTTAAGGAACATCAAAGAATTCACTCTGGAGTGAAGCCCTACAGCTGTGAGGTGTGTGGCAGCATGTTTAGAACTCGCTCGGAACTTTCTAAACACCAGAGGATCCATGCTGAGGTGAAACTCTACAGTTGTGAGGAGTGTGGGAAGGCCTTTTCTACTCACTCGTACCTCATGCGGCACAGACTTGGTCactctggagagaaaccctacaagtgtgaagagTGTGGGAAATCATATAGCTACCCTTCGCTCCTTAAGGAACATCAAAGAATTCATTCTCAGAATCCCTACAAGTGTGAAGTGTGTGGGAAGGTCTTTTGTACTCGCTCAGGACGTTCTAAACATCAGAGAATTCATACCGGAGAGAAGCCCTACAAGTGTGAAGAGTGTGGCAAAGGCTTCTCTACTCATTCATACCTTACTCTGCACAAATTACTCCATACTGAAGAAAAGCCTTACAAATGGGAAGAATGTGGAGAAGTATTTTATACTTGCTGA
- the LOC130887252 gene encoding zinc finger protein 11-like isoform X2: MEEMLSFRDVAIDFSAEEWECLGPAQWNLYRDVMLENYSNLVFLGLAFSKPYLVTFLEQSQEPSDVKTQEAATMHPDIKPYKCKECGKACDWNSLLLEYQRIHPAEKAYTCEECGKPSGSSPVLSEHHIVDPEEKAYKCEECGNIICTCSGHSSYQRICIGENPYKCEECGKAFSTHSCLTQHELQHTGQKSCNYEECERLFYCPSYLTEHQRIHSQDNPLKIEVCSEVFCSPIELSKDQTFCTEEKPYKYEECIKTFSACTVLSEHPRIHPGEKAYKCEECGNAFCELHSVSKHLKIHCEVKSYKCDECGKAFPSHLSLIQHKIGHTREKPYQCEECGKMFYCSSNLKQHQITHSQEKPYKCEICGKVFRTCWQLSKHLRIHSGEKPYKCEECGKAFYTLSYLTQHKLGHTGEKPYKCEECGKTFYYPSVLKEHQAIHSGEKPYRCEECGKDFCTRSGRSRHQRIHTGEKPYKCEQCGKAFSTHSYLSHHKIVHTGHKPYKCEECGKKFYYPSRLKEHQRIHSQENPYKCEICGKAFYTHSYFTQHKLGHTGEKPYKCEECGKTFYYPSILREHQAIHSGKKPYRCEECGKDFCTRSGRSRHQRIHTGEKPHKCEECGKVFSTHSYLTQHKVVHSGEKPYKCEECGKKFYYPSRLKEHQRIHSQENPYKCEICGNVFCTPKGLSKHQRFHTGEKPYKCEECGKMFYYPSRLKEHQRIHSQENPYKCEICGKAFYTHSYLTQHKLGHTGEKPYKCEECGKTFYYPSILKEHQAIHSGKKPYRCEECGKDFCTRSGRSRHQRIHTGEKPYKCEQCGKAFSTHSYLSQHKVVHSGEKPYKCEECGKMFYYPSRLKEHQRIHSQENAYKCDVAKSLVLT, encoded by the exons GAAATGCTGTCATTCAGGGATGTGGCCATTGATTTCTCTGCAGAGGAGTGGGAATGCCTGGGCCCTGCTCAGTGGAATCTGTACAGGGATGTGATGTTGGAGAATTACAGCAACCTGGTGTTTTTGG GTCTTGCCTTCTCTAAGCCATACCTGGTCACGTTTCTAGAGCAAAGTCAAGAGCCTTCAGATGTGAAGACACAAGAAGCTGCCACCATGCACCCAG ATATAAAACCATATAAATGTAAAGAATGTGGCAAAGCTTGTGATTGGAACTCACTTCTTCTTGAATACCAGAGAATTCATCCAGCTGAGAAAGCCTACACGTGTGAAGAATGTGGAAAGCCTTCTGGTTCTTCTCCAGTACTTTCTGAACACCACATAGTTGATCCAGAAGAGAAAGcctacaagtgtgaagaatgTGGCAACATCATTTGTACTTGCTCAGGACATTCTAGCTACCAGAGAATTTGCATTGGGGAGAACCCTTACAAGTGTGAAGAATGTGGAAAAGCCTTTTCTACTCATTCATGTCTTACTCAACATGAGTTACAACACACTGGACAGAAATCCTGTAACTATGAAGAATGTGAGAGGCTGTTTTATTGTCCATCTTACCTCACAGAACATCAAAGAATTCATTCTCAAGATAATCCCTTGAAGATTGAAGTATGTAGCGAGGTCTTTTGTTCTCCCATAGAACTTTCTAAAGACCAGACATTTTGTACTgaagagaaaccctacaagtaTGAAGAATGTATTAAGACCTTTAGTGCTTGCACAGTGCTTTCTGAACATCCAAGAATTCATCCAGGAGAGAAAGcctacaagtgtgaagaatgTGGCAATGCCTTTTGTGAACTCCATTCAGTATCTAAACACCTGAAAATTCATTGTGAAGTGAAATCCTACAAGTGTGAcgaatgtgggaaagccttcccTAGTCATCTTTCTCTGATTCAGCATAAGATAGGGCATACTAGAGAGAAGCCTTACCAATGTGAAGAATGTGGCAAAATGTTTTACTGTTCTTCAAACCTTAAACAACATCAAATAACTCATTCTcaagagaaaccctacaagtgtgaaaTATGTGGCAAGGTCTTTAGAACTTGCTGGCAACTTTCTAAACACCTGAGAATCcattctggagagaaaccttacaagtgTGAAGAATGTGGCAAAGCCTTTTATACTCTCTCATACCTTACTCAGCACAAATTAGGTCATACCGGGGAGAAACCTTACAAGTGTGAGGAATGTGGCAAAACCTTTTACTATCCTTCAGTCCTTAAGGAACACCAAGCAATTcattctggagagaaaccatacagGTGTGAAGAATGTGGCAAGGACTTCTGTACTCGTTCAGGACGTTCTAGACACCAgcgaattcatactggagagaaaccctacaagtgtgagCAATGTGGAAAGGCCTTTTCTACTCATTCATACCTTTCTCATCACAAGATAGTTCACACTGGCCAtaaaccctacaagtgtgaagaatgTGGCAAAAAGTTTTACTACCCTTCTCGCCTTAAGGAACATCAAAGAATTCATTCTCAAGAGAATCCTTACAAGTGTGAAatatgtggtaaagccttttatACTCATTCATACTTTACTCAGCACAAATTAGGTCATACTGGGGAGAAACCTTACAAGTGTGAGGAATGTGGCAAAACATTTTACTATCCTTCAATCCTTAGGGAACACCAAGCAATTCATTCTGGAAAGAAACCATACAGGTGTGAAGAATGTGGCAAGGACTTCTGCACTCGCTCAGGACGTTCTAGACACcaaagaattcacactggagagaaaccccacAAGTGTGAAGAATGTGGGAAAGTCTTTTCTACTCATTCATACCTTACTCAGCACAAGGTAGTCCactctggagagaaaccttacaagtgTGAAGAATGTGGCAAAAAGTTCTACTATCCTTCTCGCCTTAAGGAACATCAAAGAATTCATTCCCAAGAAAACCCTTACAAGTGTGAAATATGTGGCAATGTCTTTTGTACTCCCAAAGGACTTTCTAAACACCAGAGatttcatactggagagaaaccctacaagtgtgaagaatgTGGCAAAATGTTTTACTATCCTTCTCGCCTTAAGGAGCATCAAAGAATTCATTCTCAAGAGAATCCTTACAAGTGTGAAatatgtggtaaagccttttatACTCACTCATACCTTACTCAGCACAAATTAGGTCATACCGGGGAGAAACCTTACAAGTGTGAGGAATGTGGCAAAACCTTTTACTATCCTTCAATTCTTAAGGAGCACCAAGCCATTCATTCTGGAAAGAAACCATACAGGTGTGAAGAATGTGGCAAGGACTTCTGTACTCGTTCAGGACGTTCTAGACACCAgcgaattcatactggagagaaaccctacaagtgtgagCAATGTGGAAAGGCCTTTTCTACTCATTCATACCTTTCTCAACACAAGGTAGTTCactctggagagaaaccctacaagtgtgaagaatgTGGCAAAATGTTTTACTATCCTTCTCGCCTTAAGGAACATCAAAGAATTCATTCTCAAGAAAATGCCTACAAGTGTGATGTGGCAAAGTCTTTAGTGCTCACTTAG